Within the Arthrobacter sp. V1I7 genome, the region CGGTAGAAGTGTTTCGCCAGCTGGGGAAGGTCCTGCCGGTCGAACCATGCGGCGACGGCGATGTACTGGTGGGAGGCGGCGAATTCGTTGCCTACCTGTCGGGCCAGCAGTTCGTTGAATCTTGTGGGGCTCATGGACACTCCTGAAGTTGGGGTTCATGGCTGAGTGCCACGATCACAGGGCCACGGTCACGGGGCCTTGATTGCTCGGCCTGAGGCAGGGCCTGCATTGAGAATCCTCCAGCGCCGTCTGCGGGTCAAGACCCTACTGCTACCGTCCCCAGCAGCGTTCCCAGCAGCGGGTCGCTCGCCCATATGCGTGGCGGCCCGCTCAGCCCACTGGGTGCGGCCGGCCCAGGGGTACCACCAGGGGTGTGCCGGATACCGGGTCCTCGATGATTCGGCAGGGCAGGCCGAAAACTTCCTCCACCAGCGCCTCGGTCAGCACTTCGGACGGCGCGCCCTCGGCTACCACCGCGCCATCCTTCATCGCGATGATGTGGTTGGCGTAGCGGCTTGCGTGGTTCAGGTCATGGAGGACCGCAACGAGGGTGTGGCCCTTGTCCCGGTTGAGGTGCCGGCACAGCTCCAGCAGCTCTATCTGGTGCGCAATGTCAAGGAAGGTCGTGGGCTCGTCGAGGAGAAGCAGGGGAGTCTGCTGCGCCAGGACCATCGCCACCCAGACGCGTTGGCGCTGGCCGCCGGAGAGCTCGTCAACCAGCCGTCCCGAGAGGGGGGTGATGCCGGTGGCCTGCATGGCATCCGCGACGGCGGACTCGTCCTGCGTGGACCACTGGCGGAGCAGCTTCTGATGGGGGTAGCGGCCACGGGCAACCAGATCGGCAACCGTGATGCCGTCCGGGGCAATGGAGGACTGCGGCAACAAACCCAGCCTGCGCGCCAGCTCCTTCGCGGGCAGGCTAGCCACGGACTTGCCGTCCAGCAGCACTTGCCCGGAGCGTGGCCTGATCAGCCTGGCCAACGCCCTCAGCAGGGTGGACTTGCCACAGGCGTTGGGCCCCACGATCACGGTGAAGGACCCGTCGGGGATGCGGACGTTCAGGTTCTCGGAAATGATCCGCTGGTCGTAGCCGAGGGTCAGCGCTTCCGCGGACAGCCGGGATGTGGTGGCGGTGGTGCCGATCATGACTTCCTTGCTTCCCTGGCCAGCAGCCAGACCAGGTAGATCCCGCCGATGCACACGGTGACAACGCCCACCGGCAGCTGGATCGGAGCGAACAGGCGCTGGGCGGCGAGGTCGCTGGCTGACAGCAGCACCGCCCCCATCAGGGCCGACGGCAGCAGCGTGATCCCGGCACTCCTGGTGACCCGACGGGCAAGCTGGGGTGCCGCCAGCGCCACGAAGGCGATGGGGCCCGC harbors:
- a CDS encoding ABC transporter ATP-binding protein, whose protein sequence is MIGTTATTSRLSAEALTLGYDQRIISENLNVRIPDGSFTVIVGPNACGKSTLLRALARLIRPRSGQVLLDGKSVASLPAKELARRLGLLPQSSIAPDGITVADLVARGRYPHQKLLRQWSTQDESAVADAMQATGITPLSGRLVDELSGGQRQRVWVAMVLAQQTPLLLLDEPTTFLDIAHQIELLELCRHLNRDKGHTLVAVLHDLNHASRYANHIIAMKDGAVVAEGAPSEVLTEALVEEVFGLPCRIIEDPVSGTPLVVPLGRPHPVG